The following coding sequences are from one Paraburkholderia caballeronis window:
- a CDS encoding acyl-CoA dehydrogenase family protein: MNDPRRPAALDNDTARLAALADTLRASAAQRDLAGGHAAREKQLIADAGLLTLAVPREFGGDGASWPHIYETIRTLARVDSALAHLLGFEALQVVSVDVWGNAAQRERYLRGTVENRWWWGNAVNPLDTRLVAQPGADGCVRLFGKKGFCSGTYGSQMMTISAHDPATGKPIFAVVPTTRAGITVHDDWDPIGQRQTDSGTVSFDDVEVRADEVLHRSETPPRPRATLRTLVSQLVLTNLFVGIAEGALEEARQYVLENGRPWVNSGVAQAIDDPYLQQRFGEMRVSSLSAALLADRAAGLLDDAWNRGESLDAATRATVALAVSEAKIVAHRAALQVGEQLFDACGARSTNAALAFDRFWRNARVHTLHDPLDYRVRDVGRYVLTRDLPEPTLYT; this comes from the coding sequence ATGAACGATCCCCGCCGCCCCGCCGCGCTCGACAACGACACCGCGCGGCTCGCCGCGCTGGCCGACACGCTGCGCGCGAGCGCCGCGCAACGCGATCTCGCCGGCGGCCATGCCGCGCGCGAAAAGCAGTTGATCGCGGACGCCGGCCTGCTGACGCTCGCGGTGCCGCGCGAATTCGGCGGCGACGGCGCAAGCTGGCCGCATATCTACGAAACGATCCGCACGCTCGCTCGCGTGGACAGCGCGCTCGCGCATCTGCTCGGCTTCGAGGCGTTGCAGGTGGTCAGCGTCGACGTGTGGGGCAACGCCGCGCAGCGCGAGCGTTATCTGCGCGGCACGGTCGAGAACCGCTGGTGGTGGGGCAACGCGGTGAATCCGCTGGACACGCGGCTCGTCGCGCAACCGGGCGCGGACGGCTGCGTGCGGCTGTTCGGCAAGAAGGGTTTCTGCTCCGGCACCTATGGCTCGCAGATGATGACGATCAGCGCGCACGATCCGGCGACCGGCAAGCCGATCTTCGCGGTCGTGCCGACGACGCGGGCCGGCATCACCGTGCACGACGACTGGGACCCGATCGGCCAGCGGCAGACCGACAGCGGCACGGTGTCGTTCGACGACGTCGAAGTCCGCGCGGACGAGGTGCTGCACCGGTCGGAGACGCCGCCGCGGCCGCGCGCGACGCTGCGCACGCTGGTGTCGCAACTGGTGCTGACGAACCTGTTCGTCGGGATCGCGGAAGGCGCGCTCGAAGAAGCGCGCCAGTACGTGCTGGAGAACGGGCGGCCGTGGGTCAACTCGGGCGTCGCGCAGGCGATCGACGATCCGTATCTGCAACAGCGTTTCGGCGAGATGCGGGTCAGCAGCCTGAGCGCGGCGCTGCTCGCGGACCGCGCGGCCGGTCTGCTCGACGACGCGTGGAATCGCGGCGAGAGCCTCGACGCGGCGACGCGCGCGACGGTCGCGCTCGCGGTGTCCGAGGCGAAGATCGTCGCGCACCGCGCGGCGCTCCAGGTCGGCGAGCAACTGTTCGACGCATGCGGCGCGCGCTCGACGAACGCCGCGCTCGCGTTCGACCGCTTCTGGCGCAACGCGCGCGTGCATACGCTGCACGACCCGCTCGACTACCGCGTGCGCGACGTCGGCCGGTACGTGCTGACCCGCGATCTGCCGGAGCCGACGCTGTACACTTGA
- the flhD gene encoding flagellar transcriptional regulator FlhD, with the protein MDRSSETLDSIREINLSYIMLAQRMLREDKPVGMFRLGLSSELADLIAGLSLAQIVKLAASDQLLCFFRFDDHAMLSALTQTAKHADVASTHAAILLAGQPASQFA; encoded by the coding sequence ATGGACCGTAGCAGCGAGACGTTGGATTCGATCCGTGAGATCAATCTGTCGTACATCATGCTCGCGCAGCGCATGCTCCGCGAGGACAAGCCAGTCGGCATGTTCCGGCTGGGCCTGTCGTCGGAACTGGCTGATCTGATTGCCGGTCTGTCGCTCGCGCAGATCGTCAAGCTGGCCGCTTCCGACCAGCTCCTTTGTTTTTTCCGCTTCGACGACCATGCGATGCTGTCCGCGCTCACGCAGACCGCCAAGCATGCCGACGTGGCGTCCACCCATGCGGCCATCCTGCTGGCAGGACAGCCGGCGAGCCAATTCGCCTGA
- a CDS encoding Nramp family divalent metal transporter, with protein sequence MQFRLPTTATAPFCPSEVQGTVAVSPRAPFWKKIWQFAGPGLLVSIGYMDPGNWATDIEAGSRYGYSLLFVVVLSSLAAIVLQCLSMRLGIVTGRDLAQLSRDRYSKPVVRGQWVLAEISIIACDLAEVLGGALAFHLLLGCSLMVGVVLTAFDTLIVLGLKGKNFRTLEAIMAGLIATIGLGYVIQLALVHPHWPSVAHGLIPSWQALSSREPMYLAIGILGATVMPHNLYLHSSIVQTRAVKRDPESIGSAIGLSRIDTIVSLVFALLINAAILILAAAAFHETGHTQVTEIEDAFRLLAPIVGTGAAAILFGITLLASGQSSTFTGTVAGQVIMEGFLQMKIPCWQRRLITRVLALIPAVIGVAMLGNGAVGRLLVASQVVLSLQLPFALWPLIRMTNDRALMGAFVNRPLTRALAWFLFVVVSAANLWLVLQTFGVGG encoded by the coding sequence TTGCAGTTCAGACTTCCGACCACCGCGACCGCGCCGTTCTGCCCGTCCGAAGTGCAGGGCACCGTCGCGGTTTCGCCGCGCGCGCCGTTCTGGAAAAAAATCTGGCAGTTCGCCGGCCCCGGCCTCTTGGTGTCGATCGGCTACATGGACCCGGGCAACTGGGCGACCGACATCGAGGCCGGCTCGCGCTACGGCTACAGCCTGCTGTTCGTCGTCGTGCTGTCGAGCCTCGCGGCCATCGTGCTGCAATGCCTGTCCATGCGGCTCGGCATCGTGACCGGCCGCGACCTCGCGCAACTGTCGCGCGACCGCTATTCGAAGCCGGTCGTGCGCGGGCAGTGGGTGCTCGCGGAGATATCGATCATCGCGTGCGATCTCGCCGAGGTGCTCGGCGGCGCGCTCGCGTTCCACCTGCTGCTCGGCTGCTCGCTGATGGTCGGCGTCGTGCTGACCGCGTTCGACACGCTGATCGTGCTCGGGCTGAAGGGCAAGAATTTCCGCACGCTCGAAGCGATCATGGCCGGGCTGATCGCGACCATCGGGCTCGGTTACGTGATCCAGCTCGCGCTCGTGCATCCGCACTGGCCGTCGGTCGCGCATGGGCTGATTCCGTCGTGGCAGGCGCTGTCGTCGCGCGAGCCGATGTATCTGGCGATCGGCATCCTCGGCGCGACCGTGATGCCGCACAACCTGTATCTGCATTCGTCGATCGTGCAGACGCGCGCGGTGAAGCGCGATCCGGAAAGCATCGGCTCGGCGATCGGGCTGTCGCGGATCGACACGATCGTGTCGCTGGTGTTCGCGCTGCTGATCAACGCGGCGATCCTGATTCTGGCGGCGGCCGCGTTCCACGAAACCGGCCACACCCAGGTGACGGAAATCGAGGACGCGTTCAGGCTGCTCGCGCCGATCGTCGGCACCGGCGCGGCGGCGATCCTGTTCGGAATCACGCTGCTCGCGTCGGGGCAAAGCTCGACGTTCACCGGCACGGTCGCGGGCCAGGTGATCATGGAAGGCTTCCTGCAGATGAAGATTCCGTGCTGGCAGCGGCGGCTGATTACCCGCGTGCTCGCGCTGATTCCGGCCGTGATCGGCGTCGCGATGCTCGGCAACGGCGCGGTCGGCCGGCTGCTGGTCGCGAGTCAGGTGGTGCTGAGCCTGCAACTGCCGTTCGCGCTGTGGCCGCTGATCCGGATGACCAACGACCGCGCGCTGATGGGCGCGTTCGTGAACCGGCCGCTGACGCGGGCGCTTGCGTGGTTTCTGTTCGTGGTGGTCAGCGCGGCGAACCTGTGGCTCGTGCTGCAGACGTTCGGCGTGGGAGGGTGA
- a CDS encoding DoxX family protein, whose product MMRSADSLIIFVARVALAVLFLWGGAMKLMGYAGFIGYLQTRGVPYPQLAAPIAIAIELLGSIALVFGIRTRAVGFAMAVYAVVTAVFGHDFWNVTEAAMQQDVAVHFWKNLAIAGGFLLLMVTGAGRLSVDAMRTPRGGLRG is encoded by the coding sequence ATGATGCGTTCCGCCGATTCCCTGATCATTTTCGTTGCCCGCGTTGCATTGGCGGTCCTCTTTCTGTGGGGCGGAGCAATGAAGCTGATGGGCTATGCGGGCTTCATCGGCTATCTGCAGACGCGCGGCGTGCCGTATCCGCAACTGGCCGCGCCGATCGCGATTGCGATCGAACTGCTCGGCAGCATCGCGCTCGTATTCGGCATCCGCACGCGTGCGGTCGGCTTCGCAATGGCCGTGTATGCTGTCGTAACGGCGGTCTTCGGCCACGACTTCTGGAACGTCACCGAGGCCGCGATGCAGCAGGACGTGGCGGTCCATTTCTGGAAGAATCTCGCGATTGCCGGCGGTTTCCTGCTGCTGATGGTGACCGGTGCGGGGCGGCTGTCGGTCGATGCGATGCGCACGCCGCGCGGCGGACTGCGCGGCTGA
- a CDS encoding methionine ABC transporter permease, producing the protein MSDTWIEELIGGIRDTLLMVGVSAAVAFAIGLPLALLLVTTARGGVFERPALNTSLGAAVNAFRSTPFIILLVALLPLTRVLVGTTIGVWAAIVPLSIAAIPFFARVAEVSLREVDRGLIEAAQAMGAERRHIVWHVLLPEALPGILGGFTITVVAMIGSSAMAGAVGAGGLGDLAIRYGYQRFDTTVMVTVIVLLIAIVAVVQFAGDRFVRRLTRRA; encoded by the coding sequence ATGTCTGATACGTGGATCGAAGAGTTGATCGGCGGCATTCGCGACACGCTGCTGATGGTCGGCGTATCGGCGGCCGTCGCGTTCGCGATCGGCCTGCCGCTCGCGCTGCTGCTCGTGACGACCGCGCGCGGCGGCGTGTTCGAGCGGCCCGCGTTGAACACGTCGCTCGGCGCGGCCGTCAACGCGTTCCGCTCGACGCCGTTCATCATCCTGCTTGTCGCGCTGCTGCCGCTGACGCGCGTGCTGGTCGGCACGACGATCGGCGTGTGGGCGGCGATCGTGCCGCTGTCGATCGCCGCGATTCCGTTTTTCGCGCGCGTCGCGGAGGTGAGCCTGCGCGAAGTGGATCGCGGGCTGATCGAGGCCGCGCAGGCGATGGGCGCGGAGCGCCGCCACATCGTCTGGCACGTGCTGCTGCCCGAGGCGCTGCCGGGCATTCTCGGCGGCTTCACGATTACGGTCGTTGCGATGATCGGCTCGTCGGCGATGGCGGGCGCGGTCGGCGCGGGAGGCCTCGGCGACCTCGCGATCCGCTACGGCTACCAGCGTTTCGACACGACCGTGATGGTCACCGTGATCGTGCTGCTGATCGCGATCGTCGCGGTGGTGCAGTTCGCGGGCGACCGGTTCGTGCGCCGCCTGACGCGGCGGGCTTGA
- a CDS encoding methionine ABC transporter ATP-binding protein, which yields MKWFNSARFVEPGPAAHGASPDADPARPAVVFDHVGKVFGGANAALSDVTIDVARGEVFGIIGRSGAGKSTLLRLVNGLEKPTSGTVRVHGVDVGALDSRGLVALRRRIGMVFQHFNLLSAKTVYENIALPLKIAGVPKAAIDARVNALLDLVGLADRRDAWPARLSGGQKQRVGIARALVHEPDLLLCDEATSALDPETTRSILALLRDINRRLGVTIVLITHEMEVIRDVCDTVAVIERGELVETGPVWRVFGDPRHDATRALLHRPGDDLPEELAARLRPLGDAPADASRVLFDVRFTGERGDEPDLVALAHAFGAGSDDVRFVHGGIERIQGRPQGRLVVAATLADGAGAAALAHAARSHASRVEVLGHV from the coding sequence ATGAAATGGTTCAACTCGGCACGCTTCGTCGAACCGGGACCGGCCGCGCACGGCGCGTCGCCGGACGCCGATCCGGCGCGGCCCGCCGTCGTGTTCGACCATGTCGGCAAGGTGTTCGGCGGTGCGAACGCAGCGCTGTCCGATGTGACGATCGACGTCGCGCGCGGCGAGGTGTTCGGCATCATCGGCCGCAGCGGCGCGGGTAAATCGACACTGCTGCGGCTCGTGAACGGCCTCGAAAAACCGACGAGCGGCACCGTGCGCGTGCACGGCGTCGACGTCGGCGCGCTCGATTCGCGCGGGCTCGTCGCGCTGCGGCGGCGCATCGGCATGGTGTTCCAGCACTTCAACCTGCTGTCCGCGAAAACCGTCTACGAAAACATCGCGCTGCCGCTGAAGATCGCCGGGGTGCCGAAGGCCGCGATCGACGCGCGCGTGAACGCGCTGCTCGATCTCGTCGGTCTGGCCGACCGGCGCGACGCATGGCCCGCGCGGCTGTCCGGCGGGCAGAAGCAGCGCGTCGGCATCGCGCGGGCGCTCGTTCACGAGCCCGATCTGCTGCTGTGCGACGAGGCGACGTCGGCGCTCGATCCCGAGACGACGCGCTCGATCCTCGCGCTGCTGCGCGACATCAACCGGCGGCTCGGCGTGACGATCGTGCTGATTACGCATGAGATGGAAGTGATCCGCGACGTCTGCGATACGGTCGCGGTGATCGAACGCGGCGAACTGGTCGAGACCGGGCCGGTGTGGCGCGTGTTCGGCGACCCGCGGCACGACGCGACGCGCGCGCTGCTGCATCGTCCCGGCGACGATCTTCCCGAGGAACTCGCCGCGCGTCTGCGGCCCCTCGGCGACGCGCCGGCCGATGCGTCGCGCGTGCTGTTCGACGTGCGCTTCACCGGCGAGCGCGGCGACGAGCCGGACCTCGTTGCGCTCGCGCACGCGTTCGGCGCGGGCAGCGATGACGTGCGGTTCGTGCACGGCGGAATCGAGCGGATCCAGGGCCGTCCGCAAGGGCGTCTCGTCGTCGCCGCGACGCTCGCGGACGGCGCCGGCGCGGCCGCGCTCGCGCACGCCGCGCGTTCCCATGCGAGCCGCGTGGAGGTGCTCGGTCATGTCTGA
- the flhC gene encoding flagellar transcriptional regulator FlhC yields the protein MTSAPRRSLTEDAQEVFRAIALIELGARMQVLESELTLSRDRMIRLYREIKGVSPPKGMLPFSADWYMTWLANIHASLFYNTYLFLKNEARCSHLDALTKGFRLYLEHCRHNAIEPVLDLTRAWTLVRFFDADILQLTPCCRCGGKFVAHRHDLQNNVVCGACQPPSRAGKTKKAAAARRGAAQTDSNLPVTPDGIAEAA from the coding sequence ATGACCTCCGCCCCCAGGCGCAGCCTGACCGAAGACGCCCAGGAAGTGTTCCGCGCGATTGCGCTGATCGAACTGGGCGCTCGCATGCAGGTGCTGGAAAGCGAACTCACGCTGTCGCGTGACCGCATGATCCGCCTGTATCGCGAGATCAAGGGCGTATCGCCGCCCAAGGGCATGCTGCCGTTCTCGGCGGACTGGTACATGACGTGGCTCGCGAACATCCACGCATCGCTGTTCTACAACACCTATCTGTTCCTGAAGAACGAAGCGCGTTGCTCGCATCTCGACGCGCTCACCAAGGGGTTCCGGCTGTATCTGGAACACTGCCGCCACAACGCGATCGAGCCGGTGCTCGATCTCACGCGCGCGTGGACCCTGGTGCGGTTTTTCGATGCCGATATTCTGCAGCTGACGCCTTGCTGCCGCTGCGGCGGCAAGTTCGTCGCGCACCGCCACGACCTGCAGAACAACGTCGTGTGCGGCGCATGCCAGCCGCCTTCGCGCGCCGGCAAGACGAAAAAGGCGGCTGCAGCGCGACGGGGCGCCGCGCAGACCGACAGCAACCTTCCGGTTACGCCGGACGGCATTGCCGAGGCTGCCTGA